A single window of Castor canadensis chromosome 3, mCasCan1.hap1v2, whole genome shotgun sequence DNA harbors:
- the Dio2 gene encoding LOW QUALITY PROTEIN: type II iodothyronine deiodinase (The sequence of the model RefSeq protein was modified relative to this genomic sequence to represent the inferred CDS: inserted 1 base in 1 codon) — MGILSVDLLITLQILPVFFSNCLFLALYDSVILLKHVVLLLSRSKATRGEWRRMLTSEGLRCVWKSFLLDAYKQVKLGEDAPNSSVVHVSSPEGGISSGNGAPEKTADGAECHLLDFAHAERPLVVNFGSATUPPFTSQLPAFRKLVEEFSSVADFLLVYIDEAHPSDGWAVPGDSSLSFEVKKHRNLEDRCAAAHQLLERFSLPPQCQVVADCMDNNANVAYGVAFERVCIVQRQKIAYLGGKGPFCYNLQEVRHWLEKNFNKRXNSRLAG, encoded by the exons atgGGTATCCTCAGCGTAGACTTGCTGATCACATTGCAAATTCTGCCAGTTTTTTTCTCCAACTGCCTCTTCCTGGCGCTCTATGACTCGGTCATTCTGCTCAAGCACGTGGTGCTGCTGTTGAGCCGCTCCAAGGCCACTCGCGGAGAGTGGCGGCGTATGCTGACCTCAGAGGGACTGCGCTGTGTCTGGAAGAGCTTTCTCCTGGATGCCTACAAACAG GTGAAATTGGGTGAAGATGCCCCCAATTCCAGTGTGGTACATGTGTCTAGTCCTGAAGGAGGTATCAGTAGTGGAAATGGTGCCCCGGAGAAGACAGCTGATGGAGCTGAATGTCACCTTCTTGACTTTGCCCATGCTGAACGACCACTGGTGGTCAACTTCGGATCAGCCACTTGACCACCTTTTACTAGCCAGCTGCCAGCCTTCCGCAAACTGGTGGAAGAGTTCTCATCAGTGGCTGACTTCTTGTTGGTCTACATTGATGAGGCTCATCCTTCAGATGGTTGGGCAGTGCCTGGGGACTCCTCTTTGTCATTTGAGGTGAAGAAGCACCGGAACTTGGAAGATAGATGTGCAGCAGCCCACCAGCTTCTGGAGCGTTTCTCCTTGCCGCCCCAGTGCCAAGTTGTGGCTGACTGCATGGACAATAATGCCAATGTAGCTTATGGGGTAGCCTTTGAGCGTGTGTGCATTGTACAGAGACAGAAAATTGCTTATCTAGGAGGAAAGGGCCCCTTCTGCTACAACCTTCAAGAAGTCCGGCATTGGCTGGAGAAGAATTTCAACAAGA TGAAT